Proteins from a genomic interval of Sediminispirochaeta bajacaliforniensis DSM 16054:
- a CDS encoding sensor histidine kinase: MLRFDHYRCRILALSVLIALPFAYPFSTKASIIALALTFATMGLRFLPIIPSSLALFGELLFIVFGAAASGLTPLLFFAPLIGSRIAVDAAQNSGWKLRLPFAVSVIGPCAAGLLSLSPLLPFFVAAAIVTPLALLFTFLLIRNQEAKRLEIEKRLKTKEAILSTLAHEIRTPLTVIQSTVDLLIEERIGPLEERQHQFLSSVGSNVQRLVTLSDTILASIKVESAWFTIKVKPIDIRKVIKNVALHMRPILEAKGIELRYSFPKLLSRPPADEGWIHQVLVNLVHNAVKHMRRGGSVIISVNENEQAVVVSVNDNGSGIRTGEQPQVFTEFFQGGILSGAQLEGAGLGLAIVKRVIEKHNGKVYVGSVEGSGTTVSFTLPLDGVVTENE, from the coding sequence ATGCTTCGTTTCGACCATTATCGATGCCGCATTCTGGCGCTGTCCGTTCTCATCGCCTTACCTTTCGCCTACCCGTTCTCGACGAAAGCCTCAATCATTGCCCTTGCCCTGACATTCGCAACCATGGGATTACGCTTTCTTCCCATTATCCCCTCCTCTTTGGCGCTTTTCGGAGAATTACTTTTCATCGTTTTCGGGGCGGCTGCATCCGGTTTGACTCCGCTTCTATTCTTCGCCCCTCTGATCGGATCAAGAATCGCCGTCGACGCAGCACAAAACAGCGGCTGGAAATTGCGTCTCCCCTTTGCCGTAAGCGTGATCGGTCCCTGTGCGGCGGGCCTCCTATCGCTTTCTCCCCTTCTCCCGTTCTTCGTGGCAGCCGCAATTGTCACTCCGTTGGCCCTCTTGTTTACCTTTCTTCTGATACGGAATCAGGAAGCGAAACGGCTGGAAATAGAGAAGCGCCTTAAAACAAAAGAGGCAATTCTTTCCACCCTGGCCCACGAAATACGCACCCCCCTCACCGTCATTCAGTCTACCGTCGATCTTTTGATCGAAGAAAGGATTGGGCCCCTGGAAGAACGCCAACACCAATTTCTCTCTTCGGTAGGAAGCAATGTACAAAGGCTGGTCACCCTTTCCGATACCATTCTGGCAAGTATCAAAGTAGAAAGTGCCTGGTTTACCATCAAGGTTAAGCCCATCGACATCAGAAAGGTCATCAAGAATGTGGCCCTTCACATGCGGCCGATCCTCGAAGCTAAAGGAATCGAGCTGCGTTACTCTTTTCCGAAACTGCTCTCCCGCCCCCCTGCCGATGAGGGATGGATACATCAGGTCTTAGTCAACCTGGTGCACAACGCCGTCAAGCACATGCGAAGAGGGGGCAGTGTCATCATATCGGTCAACGAAAACGAACAGGCGGTGGTGGTATCGGTAAACGACAATGGTTCCGGGATTCGAACAGGAGAGCAGCCGCAGGTATTTACCGAGTTTTTTCAGGGTGGAATTCTCTCGGGTGCCCAGCTCGAGGGGGCCGGGCTTGGTTTAGCTATTGTCAAGCGGGTAATCGAAAAGCATAATGGGAAGGTCTATGTGGGATCGGTGGAGGGTTCGGGAACCACGGTTTCCTTCACGCTTCCCCTTGACGGAGTAGTTACCGAAAATGAATAG
- a CDS encoding response regulator transcription factor encodes MNSDKHILVVDDEPHILQILHFLLTDEGYQVTTVETGEAAVETADGEDFDLVVLDLALPGIDGFSVCRTLRDKGIPILILSSHDEDDYVISGLELGALDYVRKPFNHRELILRVANLIGRNDSDEKPQRIVSEGLSVNFDSEEVLCRGERVRLTPTEYLLLVLLMKQKGAVVTWEEILREVWGTEEWDGYRQMIKVNIQRLRTKVEQDPHNPRVIVNQWGRGYRFALPVTIS; translated from the coding sequence ATGAATAGCGACAAACATATTCTCGTTGTCGACGATGAGCCGCATATTTTGCAGATCCTCCATTTTCTCCTGACCGACGAGGGGTATCAGGTTACTACCGTGGAGACGGGGGAAGCCGCAGTAGAGACCGCCGACGGCGAAGACTTCGATTTGGTCGTCCTGGACCTGGCCTTACCCGGTATAGACGGCTTTTCGGTCTGTCGAACCCTCCGAGACAAGGGCATTCCGATTTTGATACTAAGCAGTCACGACGAGGATGATTACGTCATTTCAGGCCTGGAGCTGGGAGCTCTGGACTATGTTCGCAAGCCCTTTAATCACCGCGAGTTAATCCTTCGGGTGGCGAATCTGATTGGAAGAAACGACAGCGATGAAAAGCCGCAAAGGATAGTCAGCGAAGGACTTTCCGTCAACTTCGATTCCGAAGAGGTGCTATGCAGGGGAGAAAGGGTCCGACTGACTCCTACCGAGTATCTTCTTCTTGTGTTGCTGATGAAGCAAAAGGGAGCGGTGGTCACCTGGGAAGAAATCCTTCGGGAAGTGTGGGGAACCGAAGAGTGGGACGGATATCGCCAAATGATTAAAGTGAACATTCAGCGTCTTCGCACCAAGGTGGAACAGGATCCCCATAATCCGCGGGTCATCGTCAACCAGTGGGGGCGCGGTTACCGCTTCGCTCTTCCCGTTACTATTTCGTAA
- a CDS encoding ABC transporter permease codes for MTNTTTGRNLNNRFYQLTREPALMIGVIVIFALLALFILYPLASAAKLSLAPEGKLTGDVYRQIFTHSQYLRAIRNSVTLGVIVATLATAIGFLFAFALTRARIGGRKFFQGMALLPIISPPFMFALSVILLFGRNGLITAKLLGIDMANVYGLKGLIIVQTISMFPIAYMTLSGILQGIDPDLETCAMNLGAKRGKAFLTVTFPLALPGIFASWLLVFVSSLTDFGNPIIIGGNFDVLSVQAYMEFTGMGNLPRGTALAILLLIPTVSVFFIQKYIMRKKSYITVTGKSSRRSTAQTGKGVTILLTLACGIISGFVLLLYATIISGSFVKLWGINWHLTLDHFAYSWDVGRTTMKNTLFLAIISTPITAIFGMVIAYIVVRKNFPGKHLMEFLSMLSYAIPGTAVGIGYILAFNKAPFELSGTAFILITCYVFRNVPIGVEGGIAALKQISNEIEESSINLGATSALTFRKITLPLIRPAFFSGATFAFVRSMTAISAIIFLVSARWNHMTVLVLAQTEIMRLGVASVMSFALIVVIMVFIFIIMKLTGLGREQIFGTTK; via the coding sequence ATGACAAACACGACCACCGGCCGGAACCTAAATAATCGTTTTTACCAATTAACAAGAGAACCGGCCCTCATGATCGGCGTAATAGTCATCTTTGCGCTGCTGGCATTGTTCATCCTCTACCCTCTCGCCTCTGCAGCAAAATTGAGCCTTGCCCCGGAGGGAAAACTTACCGGCGACGTATACCGTCAGATTTTTACCCATTCACAATATTTGCGGGCGATACGAAACAGCGTCACCCTCGGGGTGATCGTAGCCACGCTGGCAACAGCCATCGGCTTTTTGTTTGCCTTCGCCCTTACAAGAGCCCGAATCGGCGGAAGGAAATTTTTCCAGGGGATGGCTCTTCTTCCGATCATCTCACCACCCTTCATGTTTGCCCTTTCCGTTATTCTCCTTTTCGGAAGAAACGGACTTATCACGGCAAAACTATTGGGAATCGACATGGCAAATGTCTATGGTCTAAAAGGCCTGATTATCGTCCAGACCATCAGTATGTTTCCCATAGCCTACATGACACTTTCAGGCATCCTCCAGGGTATCGACCCGGACCTCGAGACCTGTGCCATGAATCTTGGAGCAAAACGGGGAAAGGCATTCTTGACCGTTACCTTTCCCCTTGCTCTTCCGGGGATTTTCGCCTCCTGGCTGCTCGTGTTTGTCAGCAGCCTCACCGATTTCGGAAATCCTATCATTATCGGCGGAAACTTCGATGTCCTCTCTGTCCAGGCCTATATGGAATTCACCGGTATGGGGAACCTTCCCCGGGGAACGGCCCTTGCAATTCTGTTGTTGATTCCCACGGTTAGTGTTTTCTTTATTCAGAAGTATATTATGAGAAAGAAAAGCTACATCACGGTAACCGGTAAATCGAGCAGGCGAAGCACCGCACAAACGGGAAAAGGGGTTACAATTCTTTTAACCCTTGCCTGCGGCATCATCTCCGGTTTTGTCCTGCTTTTGTACGCCACCATCATAAGTGGTAGCTTTGTAAAATTGTGGGGAATTAACTGGCATCTTACCCTCGACCACTTTGCCTACAGCTGGGATGTTGGGCGCACAACCATGAAGAATACCCTCTTTCTTGCGATTATCAGCACACCTATCACTGCCATCTTCGGCATGGTCATTGCCTACATCGTCGTGCGAAAAAACTTCCCCGGTAAACATCTTATGGAGTTCCTTTCCATGCTCAGCTACGCCATCCCGGGAACCGCCGTCGGTATCGGCTATATTTTAGCCTTCAATAAAGCGCCTTTCGAACTTTCGGGAACCGCCTTTATCCTGATCACCTGCTATGTTTTTAGAAATGTTCCGATCGGAGTGGAAGGAGGTATAGCGGCACTGAAGCAGATTTCCAATGAAATCGAGGAATCCTCCATCAATCTGGGGGCAACCAGTGCCCTTACCTTCAGAAAGATTACCCTGCCGCTGATCCGTCCGGCCTTTTTCTCCGGAGCGACCTTTGCCTTTGTCAGAAGCATGACGGCCATAAGCGCTATTATTTTTCTTGTATCTGCACGCTGGAACCATATGACGGTTCTTGTTCTTGCCCAGACGGAGATTATGCGACTGGGAGTCGCCTCGGTCATGTCCTTCGCCCTGATTGTAGTCATCATGGTGTTCATCTTCATCATCATGAAACTCACGGGCCTGGGACGCGAACAAATTTTCGGAACGACGAAATAA
- a CDS encoding ABC transporter ATP-binding protein, with the protein MKQNDYLMLKNLVKDFHDGRGNTVRAVDDISLSIAKGDFVTLLGPSGCGKTTTLRMVAGFEVQSTGDIILDGRKINTIPAFDRNMPMVFQSYALFPHLTIFENIAYGLKIRKIPKEVIKNDVALAAQMVNLVGLEDRYPGELSGGQQQRVALARALVLKPEIILFDEPLSNLDAKLRIQTRTEIKRVQQLLGITALYVTHDQSEALSISDTIVIMNNGKIVQSGSPEEIYNHPADPFVSDFIGNANFFDGVVTEIDSRFISVSLLGSEVQVPLSTAGQSFLKGDEVVLAIKPEAVEVRPGKGAFNGKIEVSSFLGATTEYKIEYADGFMTAITPNTQGEIHNYRYGQEIAFSFKKEFFRIYKR; encoded by the coding sequence ATGAAACAGAACGATTACCTGATGCTAAAAAACTTGGTCAAGGACTTTCACGACGGACGAGGCAATACCGTACGTGCTGTAGATGATATTTCGCTCTCCATCGCCAAGGGGGATTTTGTCACACTCCTTGGGCCCTCGGGATGCGGGAAGACCACAACCCTTCGAATGGTTGCAGGTTTCGAGGTGCAGAGTACCGGCGACATCATCCTGGACGGAAGGAAAATAAATACAATTCCAGCTTTCGACCGCAACATGCCGATGGTATTCCAGAGCTACGCCCTCTTCCCACATCTTACCATTTTTGAAAATATCGCTTACGGATTGAAAATACGCAAAATACCGAAAGAGGTGATCAAAAACGACGTTGCTCTGGCAGCACAGATGGTTAATCTTGTGGGATTGGAAGATCGTTATCCTGGAGAATTGTCGGGAGGGCAGCAGCAACGGGTGGCTCTTGCCCGGGCTCTGGTTTTAAAACCGGAAATCATTCTTTTCGATGAGCCTCTTTCGAATTTGGATGCAAAGCTACGAATCCAGACACGAACGGAAATCAAACGGGTACAACAACTCTTGGGTATCACCGCACTTTACGTTACCCATGATCAAAGTGAAGCCTTGAGTATCAGTGATACTATTGTTATTATGAACAATGGTAAAATTGTTCAGAGCGGCAGCCCCGAGGAGATTTACAATCACCCCGCAGATCCCTTTGTGTCCGATTTTATCGGTAACGCAAATTTCTTCGACGGTGTGGTGACGGAGATCGACAGTCGTTTTATTTCGGTCTCTCTACTCGGATCCGAGGTGCAAGTTCCTCTCTCTACCGCCGGACAATCATTTTTAAAGGGAGACGAAGTTGTCCTGGCCATAAAACCGGAGGCGGTTGAAGTTAGACCAGGAAAAGGAGCGTTTAACGGTAAGATTGAGGTTAGTAGCTTTCTTGGGGCAACTACCGAATACAAAATCGAGTACGCCGACGGATTTATGACGGCGATTACGCCGAATACCCAAGGTGAGATCCATAATTATCGTTATGGCCAGGAGATTGCTTTCTCCTTTAAAAAGGAGTTCTTCAGAATTTACAAGAGATAG
- a CDS encoding ABC transporter substrate-binding protein has protein sequence MKRVVAIALAMLLVTSFALFAGGEKENAGKVTAYTTLDEELARKVFNAFTEETGIQVDWVRLSTGECTARMEAEKENPQASIWYGGVGLGHIEAKDKGLTMPYDSPAATMPEKFRDPDRYWSGIYAGPLCFESNTQALEKYGLTAPTSWEELADPKYKGHVQMANPGSSGTAYNVLATMVTLYGEEKAFEYMKRLDSNITQYTRSGSAPGKNAAIGETTIAIGYAHDGVRLIAEGYPLEITFPSEGTGYEVASISLIKNGPAEELAHAKKLYDWALGETAAKIYTTAFTVPFVDVPLPKGALPISKVNTINQDDEWAAANKTRLVEKWNAVIGGESRTEPKK, from the coding sequence ATGAAACGAGTTGTAGCAATTGCCCTGGCGATGCTGCTTGTTACCTCATTTGCGTTGTTCGCAGGAGGAGAGAAGGAGAACGCCGGAAAGGTAACCGCCTATACCACCCTCGACGAAGAGCTTGCCCGTAAGGTGTTCAACGCCTTTACCGAAGAGACCGGCATTCAGGTCGATTGGGTACGCCTTTCCACCGGCGAATGTACCGCCAGGATGGAAGCGGAAAAAGAAAACCCCCAGGCCAGCATCTGGTACGGAGGTGTAGGTCTCGGTCATATCGAGGCGAAGGACAAAGGGTTGACCATGCCCTATGATTCCCCCGCCGCTACAATGCCTGAAAAATTCAGAGACCCGGATCGATACTGGTCGGGAATCTACGCAGGGCCCCTCTGTTTTGAGAGCAATACCCAGGCCTTGGAAAAATACGGTCTCACCGCTCCCACATCCTGGGAAGAACTTGCCGATCCCAAATATAAGGGACACGTGCAGATGGCGAATCCCGGATCTTCGGGAACGGCCTATAACGTTCTTGCCACCATGGTAACGCTCTACGGAGAGGAGAAGGCCTTTGAATACATGAAGCGGCTGGACTCCAATATCACCCAGTATACAAGAAGCGGCTCGGCCCCCGGAAAGAATGCAGCCATTGGAGAAACCACGATTGCCATCGGATACGCTCACGACGGTGTACGTTTGATTGCCGAAGGATATCCCCTGGAAATTACCTTCCCCTCCGAAGGAACAGGCTATGAGGTTGCCTCCATCAGCCTGATCAAAAACGGTCCTGCCGAAGAGCTCGCACATGCAAAGAAGCTCTACGATTGGGCCCTTGGTGAAACCGCCGCAAAAATCTATACCACGGCCTTTACCGTTCCCTTTGTTGATGTTCCCCTTCCCAAGGGTGCCCTTCCCATCAGCAAGGTCAACACCATCAATCAGGACGATGAATGGGCCGCAGCCAACAAAACCCGCCTAGTGGAAAAGTGGAACGCCGTCATAGGCGGTGAATCTCGTACCGAACCAAAGAAATAA